The genomic interval TTCGATACCGCGTTTTGCAATCAATTCGCCTACTTTTGCAGCAGCTTCTTGGTTGCCGCCGTGGCTGATTTGACCTTTAAGCTCAGGATCAACAGTAGAAGCAGCAGCGATGGTTACGCCAGCTACGTCATCGATCAGTTGAGCATAGATATGGTTAGAAGAACGGTACACGTTCAGGCGAGGAGCTTGAGTTGTACCGGAGATTTTTTTGCGTACACGCAGGTGTCTTTTCTTCCGTGCTTTGTTTTTATCTTGTTTAGAGATCACGTGATTCACTCCTTTCTTACATACGCCTTAGCGATTACTTCTTACCAGTTTTACCTTCTTTACGACGTACGCGTTCGCCTTGGTAGCGAATACCTTTACCTTTGTAAGGCTCAGGTCGACGTACAGCACGAATTTCAGAAGCGATTTGGCCTACGCGCTCTTTGTCAATACCTTTAACAATGATTTGCGTTTGTGCCGGAACTTCGAATTCAATGCCTTCTTCCGGAGTGATTTCAACTGGATGAGAATATCCAACGTTGAGTGTCAGGTTGCTACCGCTTTTAGCTGCACGATAACCTACACCAACCAATTCAAGCGTTTTAGCGAATCCGTTCGTTACGCCTTCCACCATGTTGGCGATAACGCTACGAGTTGTACCGTGCAGGGCGCGGTGCAATTTGTTATCAGAAGGACGTTCAACAACGATTTCGTTTCCTTCTACTTTCACGATTACTTCACTATGAAGCGTACGAGTAAGCGTACCCTTCGAACCTTTAACGGTCAATACTGTTCCATCAAGCTTTACGTCTACTCCTTCAGGAATAGCGATCGGTTTTTTACCAATACGGGACATCCGTTACACCTCCATTCGCTCTCGAATGTTATTACCAAATGTATGCGATCACTTCGCCGCCGACTTGTTGTTGGCGAGCTTGTTTGTCAGTCATAACGCCTTTTGATGTAGAAACAACGGCGATTCCTAATCCGCCCAGAACACGAGGAATCTCGCCCTTGTTGGCGTATACGCGCAGACCAGGTTTGCTAATGCGCTTCAGACCGTTAATTACACGTTCGTTATCTGCACCGTATTTCAAGAAAATACGGAGAATGCCTTGCTTGTTATCTTCTACGTACTCAACGTCACGAATAAAGCCTTCTTCTTTCAGCAGATTCGCGATGGCGTGCTTGATTTTGGAAGCAGGTACTTCCAGCTTCTCATGACGCACCATGTTGGCATTGCGAATGCGAGTAAGCATATCTGCAATTGGATCTGTCATTACCATATGTTTTACCTCCT from Aneurinibacillus sp. REN35 carries:
- the rplR gene encoding 50S ribosomal protein L18, with the translated sequence MISKQDKNKARKKRHLRVRKKISGTTQAPRLNVYRSSNHIYAQLIDDVAGVTIAAASTVDPELKGQISHGGNQEAAAKVGELIAKRGIEKGVKEVVFDRGGYLYHGRIKTLADAAREAGLQF
- the rplF gene encoding 50S ribosomal protein L6; its protein translation is MSRIGKKPIAIPEGVDVKLDGTVLTVKGSKGTLTRTLHSEVIVKVEGNEIVVERPSDNKLHRALHGTTRSVIANMVEGVTNGFAKTLELVGVGYRAAKSGSNLTLNVGYSHPVEITPEEGIEFEVPAQTQIIVKGIDKERVGQIASEIRAVRRPEPYKGKGIRYQGERVRRKEGKTGKK
- the rpsH gene encoding 30S ribosomal protein S8, which encodes MVMTDPIADMLTRIRNANMVRHEKLEVPASKIKHAIANLLKEEGFIRDVEYVEDNKQGILRIFLKYGADNERVINGLKRISKPGLRVYANKGEIPRVLGGLGIAVVSTSKGVMTDKQARQQQVGGEVIAYIW